Proteins from one Ananas comosus cultivar F153 linkage group 5, ASM154086v1, whole genome shotgun sequence genomic window:
- the LOC109710247 gene encoding uncharacterized protein LOC109710247, with product MAMETLRPTPPTHLASIKRTFTKLLRLRRSSAADEDDASSTISAKLKLYDDELERKTKTKKKKKKKLPPLMAERDEAESLLAALFASVSAIKAAYARLQLAESPYDPDAIHAADRAVVAELVRLSNLKRSYRRDLPRPRPDPSAAEIEERRHLIATYEVTLRAMESEIELKDAEMGSLSSDLLGSEKLCGALEARLRHGRSISALDGLHLSGLNPSHFRTALRYTLRSIRSFAKSMATKMESAGWDLDAAAAAAADVRLRNPSHRALAFESFVCRVMFSGFHRRGFDLLRSEWDRARFFREFGEINSSTPNRALDERTSRSPLGQFYKAKYLGLVHPKMEASFSKGMDQREMMKSEFFAEFAEMARRVWLLHCLFFSFDREGECAEVGSIFRVRRGERFSEVYMESVAEEEDDDDGEGEEGRWPTVGFTVVPGFMIGRTVIQCKVYLQYRIGRL from the coding sequence ATGGCCATGGAAACGTTGCGCCCAACCCCTCCCACTCACCTCGCCTCCATTAAAAGAACCTTCACCaagctcctccgcctccgccgctcctccgccgccgatgAAGACGACGCCTCCTCCACCATTAGCGCAAAGCTCAAGCTCTACGACGACGAGCTCGAgaggaagacgaagacgaagaagaagaagaagaagaagctcccACCGTTAATGGCGGAGAGGGACGAGGCGGAGTCCCTCCTCGCGGCGCTTTTCGCGAGCGTCTCCGCTATCAAAGCCGCCTACGCGCGGCTCCAGCTCGCGGAGTCGCCCTACGACCCCGACGCGATCCACGCCGCGGACCGCGCAGTGGTCGCCGAGCTCGTGCGCCTCTCCAATCTCAAGCGCTCCTACCGCAGGGACCTCCCCCGACCACGCCCCGATCCCTCCGCCGCCGAGATCGAGGAGCGGCGCCACCTCATCGCCACCTACGAGGTCACCCTCCGAGCCATGGAGAGCGAGATCGAGCTCAAGGACGCCGAGATGGGCTCCCTCAGCTCCGATCTCCTCGGATCGGAGAAGCTTTGCGGAGCCCTAGAGGCGCGGCTCCGCCACGGGCGCTCGATCTCCGCCCTCGACGGCCTCCACCTCTCCGGCCTAAACCCTAGCCACTTCCGCACCGCCCTTCGCTACACCCTCAGGTCCATCCGATCCTTCGCGAAATCCATGGCGACGAAGATGGAATCCGCGGGGTGGGACCTcgacgccgccgcggccgccgctgcCGACGTGCGGCTCCGAAACCCTAGCCACCGCGCCCTCGCCTTCGAATCCTTCGTCTGCCGCGTGATGTTCTCCGGCTTCCACCGCCGCGGCTTCGATCTCCTCCGATCCGAGTGGGATCGCGCCCGCTTCTTCCGCGAGTTCGGGGAGATCAACTCCTCAACGCCGAATCGTGCGCTCGACGAGAGGACCTCGCGATCGCCCCTTGGGCAGTTCTACAAGGCGAAGTACCTAGGGTTAGTGCACCCGAAGATGGAGGCCTCTTTCTCTAAGGGGATGGATCAGAGGGAGATGATGAAGTCGGAGTTCTTCGCCGAGTTCGCAGAGATGGCGAGGAGGGTGTGGCTCCTCCATtgcctcttcttctccttcgacAGGGAAGGAGAGTGCGCGGAGGTGGGGTCGATCTTTAGGGTTAGGAGGGGTGAGAGGTTCTCAGAGGTGTACATGGAGAGCgtcgcggaggaggaggacgacgacgacggcgaaggagaggaggggaggTGGCCCACCGTGGGGTTCACGGTGGTCCCGGGGTTCATGATCGGGCGGACCGTTATACAGTGTAAGGTCTACCTACAGTATCGAATCGGACGGTTGTGA
- the LOC109710559 gene encoding uncharacterized protein LOC109710559, with product MSRRRSLILLVFIATSLLESAAAPSPTGAILKQLSTVVKWPRTSPKISQNDGNVLQFENGYFVETLVEGDKLGVVPYTIRVSPEGELFAVDSVNNNIVRITPPLSQYSRGRLVAGSFQGYSGHVDGKPSDARFKHPKGVTMDDKGNVYVADTANLAIRKIGEAGVTTIAGGKSNVAGYRDGPSEDAKFSTDFDVVYMRKTCSLLVIDRGNAALRQISLQQEDCDYQYSSIAPSDMTMVIGAVLAGYVSCLLQQGFGPSIFRKKQVTEDEQREHSTDEKPPLIVESLKEEPGAGWPSVGTLLTDLFKFTLEAIGNLLLNVIPFLRRNKTKANLTPLKDRLVMPEDREETPVTHKLKTTPAMSESIHAPNTINEPTPKPQKSTKTPKFKDSSLPSKHRSSKRQDFGEFYGASGDTTQLSSKGQKDRVRHRYREKSGEVGLGTGGGAEPKLMKSVDYGDPSKFDHYNIRSKYGGAEGAYRY from the exons ATGAGTAGGAGAAGATCCCTCATCCTCCTCGTCTTTATCGCCACCTCCCTCCTCGAATCCGCAGCGGCCCCTTCTCCCACAG GAGCTATTCTGAAGCAACTCTCCACAGTGGTCAAATGGCCGAGAACTTCTCCGAAGATATCCCAAAACG ATGGGAATGTTCTACAGTTCGAGAATGGGTATTTTGTGGAGACCCTTGTGGAGGGGGACAAGCTGGGGGTGGTTCCCTACACTATTCGGGTTTCGCCCGAGGGCGAGCTTTTTGCTGTGGACTCTGTGAACAATAACATTGTGCGGATtactccccctctctcccaAT ATAGCAGAGGAAGACTGGTTGCAGGGTCATTTCAAGGATATTCAGGACATGTAGATGGTAAACCGAGTGATGCCCGATTCAAGCATCCTAAAGGTGTCACTATGGATGATAAGGGGAATGTCTATGTCGCTGATACTGCAAATCTCGCCATTCGTAAGATCGGGGAAGCAG GAGTGACAACTATTGCTGGAGGAAAATCAAATGTCGCGGGATATAGAGATGGGCCGAGTGAGGATGCTAAGTTCTCTACCGATTTTGATGTGGTATATATGAGAAAAACCTGCTCTTTGTTGGTTATCGACCGTGGAAACGCGGCTCTTCGCCAAATCTCCCTTCAGCAAGAGGATTGCGACTATCAATATAGCTCGATTGCTCCGTCAG ATATGACAATGGTAATTGGTGCAGTCTTGGCTGGATATGTATCTTGTTTGCTGCAGCAGGGGTTTGGGCCTTCAATTTTCCGCAAG AAACAAGTGACTGAGGATGAACAACGGGAGCATAGCACCGATGAAAAGCCTCCTCTAATCGTCGAAAGCCTAAAAGAGGAACCGGGTGCAGGATGGCCGTCAGTTGGAACACTTCTCACAGATCTCTTCAAATTTACCCTCGAAGCAATTGGTAATTTGCTTCTCAATGTCATCCCCTTCCTACGAcgaaataaaacaaaagcaaacCTCACCCCTCTCAAAGACCGCCTGGTCATGCCCGAGGACAGAGAAGAAACTCCAGTAACTCATAAGCTAAAGACCACTCCAGCTATGTCAGAATCTATCCATGCCCCTAATACTATCAATGAACCTACTCCGAAGCCCCAAAAAAGTACCAAAACACCCAAATTCAAGGATTCCTCTCTCCCGAGCAAGCATAGATCCTCAAAGAGACAAGATTTTGGGGAGTTTTATGGTGCGTCCGGAGACACGACTCAGCTAAGTTCGAAGGGCCAGAAGGATAGAGTGAGGCATCGCTATCGAGAAAAGAGTGGAGAGGTTGGTTTAGGAACAGGTGGTGGTGCGGAGCCAAAGTTGATGAAGTCGGTGGATTACGGTGATCCTTCCAAGTTTGACCATTACAACATTAGGAGCAAATATGGCGGTGCAGAGGGTGCCTACAGGTACTAA
- the LOC109710838 gene encoding U-box domain-containing protein 4, which yields MSSPFDFLSHQRRRSPLGGAYFAPADLGGAALIGTLSAAARSLVASYLAAAAAAAPPLQRRNARSLVRKVSVMLVLFDFLSESYGASSSSSSPFPRGSPDSATLCLRELYIFLYRARMLLDYCSQSARLWVVVRNNQISGYFRDLDQEIATLLDVLPLGALRLSADVREQLELLRRQCHDSDLRADPRGEELRRSIFSLLDEFARGDAPDPDDLRSLFVDQLGVRDADACRSEIEFLEEQILNSEEDTDLPLLGGAVALARYCRFLLFGFGEPKIKPSGDDSVKLKTTTRLLSSGGDSSFAIPKDLCCPISLDLMRDPVVVSTGQTYDRASIIQWMDEGHYTCPNSGQILTHTRLVPNRALRSLIAQWCAAYGIPYESHDGTEGSAESIAAACSSKASIEMNRLTSRMLVRQLFDGTDELKAIAAREIRLLAKTGRENRASIAELGAIPPLCRLLRSSNSVAQENAVTALLNLSIYDVNKSRIIEEEGCLNLIVYVLKNGWTVEARENAAATLFSLSVVHEYKKRIVEEPGAVESLANLLKEGTTRGRKDAVMALFNLSTHPECWVGLLEFGAVTVLAGALENELVAEEAAGALALLLKQQRVAKAVVSVDRSVTSLVGLMRRGSPKGKENAVAALHELCRRGGSMMIRRVARMPGFCGLLQNIFLTGTKRAKRKAALLTKMCQKCEAPTMMLLGSSWVIDQTLARNSSLRRVSSFESGELTVSTAISVPVP from the coding sequence ATGTCGTCGCCTTTCGATTTCCTCTCCCATCAGCGGCGGCGATCGCCCCTCGGCGGCGCCTACTTCGCTCCGGCGGAcctcggcggcgccgccctTATCGGcaccctctccgccgccgcgcgcaGCCTCGTCGCCTCCTacttggcggcggcggcggcggcggcccccCCGTTGCAGAGGAGGAACGCCCGATCCCTCGTCCGCAAGGTGAGCGTCATGCTCGTCCTCTTCGATTTCCTGAGCGAGTCCTACGGCgcgtcgtcctcgtcctcgtccccGTTCCCGCGCGGATCGCCCGATTCCGCCACGCTCTGCTTGAGGGAGCTCTACATTTTCCTATACCGCGCCCGGATGCTCCTCGACTACTGCTCCCAGTCCGCGCGGCTGTGGGTCGTGGTGCGCAACAACCAGATCTCGGGCTACTTCCGCGACCTGGACCAGGAGATCGCCACGCTCCTCGACGTGCTCCCCCTCGGCGCCCTCCGCCTCTCCGCCGACGTGCGCGAGCAGCTCGAGCTCCTCCGGAGGCAGTGCCACGACTCCGATCTCCGCGCCGACCCCCGCGGCGAGGAGCTCCGCCGCAGCATCTTCTCCCTCCTCGACGAATTCGCGCGGGGCGACGCCCCCGACCCCGACGATCTCCGCTCGCTCTTCGTCGACCAGTTAGGGGTTCGGGACGCCGATGCGTGCCGCAGCGAGATCGAGTTCTTGGAGGAGCAGATTCTTAATTCTGAGGAGGACACCGATTTGCCCCTCCTCGGCGGTGCCGTCGCTCTCGCCCGGTATTGTAGGTTCCTGCTCTTCGGCTTCGGCGAGCCGAAGATCAAGCCTTCGGGCGATGACTCCGTGAAACTGAAGACGACGACGAGGTTGCTCAGCAGTGGCGGCGATTCGTCCTTCGCCATACCGAAGGACTTGTGCTGCCCGATCTCGCTCGATCTGATGAGGGATCCGGTGGTCGTCTCCACCGGTCAGACTTATGATCGTGCTTCGATTATTCAATGGATGGATGAAGGCCACTACACTTGCCCTAATTCCGGCCAGATTCTCACGCATACTCGCCTCGTTCCTAATCGAGCCCTCCGCAGCTTGATTGCTCAGTGGTGCGCCGCCTATGGAATACCTTACGAATCTCACGACGGCACCGAGGGATCAGCTGAGAGCATCGCCGCTGCGTGCAGTAGTAAGGCCTCGATCGAAATGAATAGACTGACCTCTCGGATGTTGGTTCGCCAACTGTTCGATGGAACGGATGAGCTGAAAGCCATTGCTGCGCGTGAGATCAGATTGCTGGCCAAGACAGGAAGGGAGAATAGGGCTTCAATTGCCGAATTAGGTGCCATCCCTCCCCTTTGCCGCTTACTCCGATCTTCGAACTCCGTCGCGCAAGAGAACGCGGTGACCGCGCTCCTCAACTTGTCGATATATGATGTGAACAAGAGCCGAATTATTGAAGAGGAAGGGTGCTTGAATCTAATCGTCTATGTTTTGAAGAACGGTTGGACGGTGGAGGCGAGGGAGAATGCTGCCGCCACGCTGTTTAGTTTGTCAGTGGTTCACGAGTACAAGAAAAGGATCGTCGAAGAGCCGGGTGCGGTAGAATCACTGGCTAATTTATTAAAGGAAGGCACTACGAGAGGGAGGAAGGATGCAGTAATGGCTCTCTTCAATCTTTCCACCCACCCTGAGTGCTGGGTCGGTTTGTTGGAATTCGGGGCAGTTACTGTGTTGGCCGGGGCACTTGAAAATGAGTTGGTGGCCGAGGAGGCGGCGGGGGCACTGGCGCTGCTATTAAAGCAGCAGAGGGTGGCCAAGGCAGTGGTTTCCGTGGACAGGTCGGTGACAAGCCTCGTGGGACTAATGAGGAGGGGGAGTCCAAAGGGAAAGGAGAACGCGGTGGCAGCTTTGCACGAATTGTGCCGCCGCGGTGGGTCAATGATGATTCGCAGGGTGGCGCGAATGCCAGGGTTTTGTGGGCTGCTGCAGAACATCTTCCTTACAGGAACAAAAAGGGCGAAGCGGAAGGCGGCATTGCTCACTAAAATGTGCCAGAAGTGTGAGGCACCGACAATGATGTTGTTAGGTAGTAGTTGGGTGATTGACCAAACGCTAGCAAGAAATAGTTCCTTGAGAAGGGTTTCGAGCTTTGAGAGCGGGGAATTGACGGTTTCGACAGCCATATCAGTGCCGGTGCCATAG
- the LOC109710910 gene encoding uncharacterized protein LOC109710910 isoform X1, translated as MAEGVDLDLLPQILSLASDRLQVITYKWLSRNFSISSNCAKGLLQEFVKKHGEELEVIYTLSGWLKSNPQTYCVKLASGLKLEDVRKEFKDTCSIQVYSVQACIPKDVAVLWSAEFVQAEELFNEPSNEENCLRDNRFCGVSNSFVKRTVNGKHVSPTPPKPVIATGAAWQSKSSSILKDQTVHVQPPQQGLSGQSSSKHESTDKSDIATSANINTANKLPPVKEPTVAVLTSKQKDQNGKDSLGNTGSLASLWGRASAKSKPPNSATETTNDIPSVSVTAEAQIRAKEAANAASSDDEHDANLRRESNHASGRKRRVVFDFSDDDDEENVVSLASPDSPKKHVAAASTNAENLTLKETSLAQKRETLEKRQENVKGLNSDLSSKANMSSGGNSSNGGITLKLKNQSDNSEPNANENNTDQTTNAASASPKRRKVLKTRIDERGREVTEVVWEGELAPSEKTDKHTATDNAGNRPTAANKRQAAVSSNLPSKTAGNKKPAKAGGKDPKQGNILSFFRKI; from the exons ATGGCGGAAGGTGTAGATCTCGATCTTCTACCCCAGATCCTCTCCCTCGCCTCCGATCGACTCCAAGTG ATTACGTATAAGTGGCTCAGTCGCAACTTTTCAATTTCCTCAAATTGCGCCAAGGG GCTGCTTCAGGAATTCGTTAAGAAACATGGGGAAGAGTTAGAAGTGATATACACATTGTCTGGATGGTTAAAGAGCAACCCTCAAACCTACTGTGTCAAGCTTGCTTCAGGTCTTAAACTTGAGG ATGTGAGGAAGGAATTTAAAGATACCTGTTCAATTCAGGTTTATAGCGTCCAGGCTTGCATCCCAAAGGATGTTGCAGTGCTTTGGAGTGCGGAGTTTGTGCAAGCAGAAGAGCTCTTTAATGAGCCCTCGAATGAAGAAAATTGCTTGAGGGATAATAG GTTTTGTGGTGTTTCAAATTCCTTTGTCAAGCGTACTGTCAATGGGAAACACGTCAGCCCCACCCCACCAAAGCCTGTGATAGCTACAGGAGCAGCTTGGCAATCTAAATCTAGTAGTATTCTAAAAGACCAGACTGTTCATGTTCAACCTCCACAACAAGGACTATCAGGACAATCGAGTTCAAAGCATGAGTCAACTGACAAAAGTGATATCGCCACTTCAGCAAATATTAACACAGCAAATAAGCTGCCTCCTGTTAAAGAACCAACTGTTGCTGTTCTGACTAGCAAGCAAAAAGACCAAAACGGGAAGGACTCATTAGGAAATACTGGATCGCTAGCTAGTCTGTGGGGTCGTGCATCAGCAAAATCAAAGCCACCAAATTCTGCTACAGAAACTACTAATGATATTCCCAGTGTTTCTG TGACAGCTGAAGCTCAAATACGTGCAAAAGAAGCAGCAAATGCTGCTAGCAGTGATGATGAACATGATGCGAATTTGAGGAGGGAATCAAATCATGCAAGTGGTAGAAAGAGGAGGGTTGTTTTTGATTTTtcagatgatgatgatgaggaaaATGTAGTTAGCCTTGCATCTCCAGATTCTCCTAAAAAGCATGTAGCAGCTGCCTCGACTAATGCTGAGAACTTGACTCTGAAGGAAACAAGTTTAGCACAGAAAAGAGAGACTCTGGAGAAAAGGCAAGAGAATGTTAAGGGCCTGAATTCAGACTTGTCATCAAAAGCTAACATGAGTAGTGGGGGCAATAGTAGCAATGGAGGCATTACCTTAAAATTGAAGAATCAGAGTGACAACTCAGAACCAAATGCAAATGAAAATAATACAGATCAGACCACCAATGCTGCTTCTGCCTCACCCAAGAGGAGGAAAGTGTTGAAGACACGGATTGATGAGCGAGGAAGAGAAG TAACCGAGGTTGTTTGGGAGGGTGAATTAGCTCCAAGCGAGAAAACAGATAAGCATACTGCAACCGATAATGCTGGGAACAG GCCTACGGCCGCTAATAAACGGCAGGCAGCTGTGAGCAGTAATCTGCCGAGCAAGACTGCTGGTAACAAGAAGCCAGCAAAGGCGGGCGGGAAGGATCCCAAGCAAGGGAACATCTTGTCCTTCTTCAGGAAAATCTGA
- the LOC109710910 gene encoding uncharacterized protein LOC109710910 isoform X2 — translation MAEGVDLDLLPQILSLASDRLQVITYKWLSRNFSISSNCAKGLLQEFVKKHGEELEVIYTLSGWLKSNPQTYCVKLASGLKLEDVRKEFKDTCSIQVYSVQACIPKDVAVLWSAEFVQAEELFNEPSNEENCLRDNRFCGVSNSFVKRTVNGKHVSPTPPKPVIATGAAWQSKSSSILKDQTVHVQPPQQGLSGQSSSKHESTDKSDIATSANINTANKLPPVKEPTVAVLTSKQKDQNGKDSLGNTGSLASLWGRASAKSKPPNSATETTNDIPSVSVTAEAQIRAKEAANAASSDDEHDANLRRESNHASGRKRRVVFDFSDDDDEENVVSLASPDSPKKHVAAASTNAENLTLKETSLAQKRETLEKRQENVKGLNSDLSSKANMSSGGNSSNGGITLKLKNQSDNSEPNANENNTDQTTNAASASPKRRKVLKTRIDERGREGTRPAY, via the exons ATGGCGGAAGGTGTAGATCTCGATCTTCTACCCCAGATCCTCTCCCTCGCCTCCGATCGACTCCAAGTG ATTACGTATAAGTGGCTCAGTCGCAACTTTTCAATTTCCTCAAATTGCGCCAAGGG GCTGCTTCAGGAATTCGTTAAGAAACATGGGGAAGAGTTAGAAGTGATATACACATTGTCTGGATGGTTAAAGAGCAACCCTCAAACCTACTGTGTCAAGCTTGCTTCAGGTCTTAAACTTGAGG ATGTGAGGAAGGAATTTAAAGATACCTGTTCAATTCAGGTTTATAGCGTCCAGGCTTGCATCCCAAAGGATGTTGCAGTGCTTTGGAGTGCGGAGTTTGTGCAAGCAGAAGAGCTCTTTAATGAGCCCTCGAATGAAGAAAATTGCTTGAGGGATAATAG GTTTTGTGGTGTTTCAAATTCCTTTGTCAAGCGTACTGTCAATGGGAAACACGTCAGCCCCACCCCACCAAAGCCTGTGATAGCTACAGGAGCAGCTTGGCAATCTAAATCTAGTAGTATTCTAAAAGACCAGACTGTTCATGTTCAACCTCCACAACAAGGACTATCAGGACAATCGAGTTCAAAGCATGAGTCAACTGACAAAAGTGATATCGCCACTTCAGCAAATATTAACACAGCAAATAAGCTGCCTCCTGTTAAAGAACCAACTGTTGCTGTTCTGACTAGCAAGCAAAAAGACCAAAACGGGAAGGACTCATTAGGAAATACTGGATCGCTAGCTAGTCTGTGGGGTCGTGCATCAGCAAAATCAAAGCCACCAAATTCTGCTACAGAAACTACTAATGATATTCCCAGTGTTTCTG TGACAGCTGAAGCTCAAATACGTGCAAAAGAAGCAGCAAATGCTGCTAGCAGTGATGATGAACATGATGCGAATTTGAGGAGGGAATCAAATCATGCAAGTGGTAGAAAGAGGAGGGTTGTTTTTGATTTTtcagatgatgatgatgaggaaaATGTAGTTAGCCTTGCATCTCCAGATTCTCCTAAAAAGCATGTAGCAGCTGCCTCGACTAATGCTGAGAACTTGACTCTGAAGGAAACAAGTTTAGCACAGAAAAGAGAGACTCTGGAGAAAAGGCAAGAGAATGTTAAGGGCCTGAATTCAGACTTGTCATCAAAAGCTAACATGAGTAGTGGGGGCAATAGTAGCAATGGAGGCATTACCTTAAAATTGAAGAATCAGAGTGACAACTCAGAACCAAATGCAAATGAAAATAATACAGATCAGACCACCAATGCTGCTTCTGCCTCACCCAAGAGGAGGAAAGTGTTGAAGACACGGATTGATGAGCGAGGAAGAGAAG GTACTAGACCTGCATATTGA
- the LOC109710248 gene encoding G-type lectin S-receptor-like serine/threonine-protein kinase SD2-5: protein MRLLRRRCLSLLAIASCFLLSFLRPHANPCDYPTAGLSTVWTNNPSILRQSVAFPDGASVRAILLRIDPSGFGPSFACGFFRVASCDAFVFSIFIVHSHDGSFITNSAIASPQVVWTANRDRPVGDNATLQLTETGDLVLRDVDDTLVWSTNTSNKHAAGLNLTEAGNLLLFDRANASVWQSFDHPTDTLVIGQSLSEGMRLTADVSAANYTRSRFYLTVFPDGLRAYVDSDPPQLYYRKGITTVKAGSKPTYVTFTNGSLSVFVSFKQPGKPDITIPLTPAESAQYMRFESDGHLRLYDWSAAGWRMVKDLLEVYPDDCAYPTVCGDYGVCTKGKQCSCPSTDYFRQVNDREAKLGCEPLTPLSCEFSHDHDLLTLNNVSYFNYIDTDATAFRSISEESCRTACLRNCSCKAAFFQFGGGNASDGNCFLPSEIFSLQTNQLAISYYSSSAHVKVQRIPLSPASAPAKSPPPITKDIDAGVPVVVILGVGVSLAFVIIVIVFGVRRWKRAEEDGELFDLVPGMPKRFSYKELKEATGNFSKKLGEGGFGSVFEGKIGDEKIAVKRLDWIGQGKKEFLAEVETIGSIHHLNLVKLVGFCVERTHRLLVYEFMCNGSLDKWIFSANRTPVLDWHTRRKIILDIARGLSYLHEECRQKIAHLDIKPQNILLDKKLNAKVSDFGLSKLIDRDQSQVMTRIRGTPGYLAPEWLTLKITEKVDIYSFGVVIMEIVCGRKNLDYSQPEESVHLISLLQEKVKANRLLDVVDCYDDDIKLNEGEVIEMIKLAMWCLQIDSSVRPPMSTVVRVLEGTVGVETSLAYNFVATSTAMSSKDDTLDSLFVPSASVLSGPR from the coding sequence ATGAGGCTTCTCCGGCGCCGCTGCCTCTCCCTCCTTGCGATCGCCTCCTGCTTTCTCCTCAGCTTTCTCCGCCCGCATGCCAATCCCTGCGACTACCCCACCGCCGGCCTCTCCACCGTGTGGACCAACAACCCTTCCATCCTCCGCCAAAGCGTCGCCTTCCCCGACGGCGCCTCCGTCCGCGCCATCCTTCTCCGCATCGACCCCTCCGGATTCGGCCCATCCTTCGCCTGCGGCTTCTTCCGCGTCGCCTCTTGCGACGCATTCGTCTTCTCCATATTCATCGTGCACAGCCATGACGGCAGCTTTATCACCAACTctgctatcgcatccccgcagGTCGTCTGGACAGCCAACCGCGACCGCCCCGTCGGCGACAACGCCACGCTCCAGCTCACCGAAACCGGCGACTTAGTTCTCCGCGACGTCGATGACACCCTCGTGTGGTCCACGAACACGTCGAACAAACACGCGGCGGGTCTAAACCTCACGGAAGCGGGAAACTTACTGCTCTTTGATCGCGCCAACGCTTCCGTCTGGCAGTCCTTCGACCACCCCACCGACACGCTCGTCATCGGCCAGTCACTTTCCGAAGGGATGCGACTCACTGCCGACGTCTCCGCCGCGAATTACACCAGAAGCAGATTCTACCTCACCGTCTTCCCCGACGGTCTCCGCGCCTACGTCGACTCCGATCCGCCGCAGCTCTACTACCGGAAAGGCATCACCACAGTGAAAGCCGGGAGCAAGCCGACGTATGTTACCTTCACGAACGGCAGCCTATCAGTCTTTGTTTCCTTCAAGCAACCCGGCAAGCCCGACATAACGATTCCGCTAACCCCGGCGGAGTCGGCTCAGTACATGAGATTCGAGTCCGACGGGCACTTGAGGCTCTACGACTGGAGCGCCGCCGGGTGGAGGATGGTGAAGGACCTGCTCGAAGTGTACCCTGACGACTGCGCGTATCCGACGGTGTGCGGCGATTACGGCGTTTGCACGAAGGGTAAACAATGCAGCTGCCCTTCGACGGACTATTTCCGGCAAGTCAACGACCGGGAAGCTAAGCTCGGTTGTGAGCCGTTGACTCCTTTATCTTGTGAATTTTCACATGATCATGATTTGTTAACTCTCAATAATGTCTCTTATTTCAATTACATCGACACCGATGCGACCGCGTTTCGGAGTATCAGTGAAGAGAGTTGCAGGACGGCTTGTTTGAGGAATTGTTCGTGTAAAGCCGCGTTTTTTCAGTTCGGTGGGGGAAATGCTTCTGATGGGAACTGCTTCTTGCCCTCGGAGATTTTCTCGTTGCAGACGAATCAACTGGCGATAAGTTATTACAGTTCTTCTGCGCATGTTAAGGTGCAGAGAATCCCCTTATCCCCTGCTTCTGCTCCTGCGAAAAGCCCGCCTCCAATTACGAAGGACATTGATGCAGGAGTTCCAGTAGTTGTTATTCTAGGAGTTGGAGTTTCCTTAGCGTTTGTTATCATTGTAATTGTGTTTGGGGTAAGGAGATGGAAGAGAGCGGAAGAGGATGGGGAACTTTTCGATCTAGTCCCAGGAATGCCGAAACGGTTTTCATACAAAGAATTGAAAGAGGCTACAGGGAACTTCTCCAAGAAGCTCGGAGAAGGAGGATTTGGGTCGGTTTTTGAGGGGAAAATAGGCGACGAAAAGATTGCCGTGAAGCGTTTGGATTGGATCGGTCAAGGAAAGAAAGAATTTTTAGCTGAGGTCGAGACGATCGGTAGTATTCACCACCTTAATCTTGTAAAACTGGTTGGATTCTGCGTGGAGCGAACGCATAGGCTTCTTGTTTACGAATTCATGTGCAACGGCTCGCTTGATAAATGGATCTTTAGTGCGAATCGAACTCCCGTTCTTGATTGGCATACGCGGCGGAAAATTATCTTAGACATAGCAAGGGGTCTTTCGTATCTTCACGAAGAGTGCAGGCAAAAGATTGCCCACTTAGACATCAAGCCGCAAAATATTCTCTTAGACAAAAAGCTCAATGCTAAGGTTTCCGATTTTGGACTATCGAAACTCATAGATAGAGATCAAAGCCAAGTAATGACTCGAATAAGAGGCACGCCGGGGTACTTAGCGCCAGAATGGTTGACTTTGAAAATAACAGAAAAGGTTGATATCTATAGCTTTGGTGTTGTTATAATGGAGATTGTGTGCGGGAGAAAGAACTTGGATTACTCTCAGCCCGAAGAGAGTGTTCATCTGATTAGCTTATTGCAAGAGAAAGTTAAAGCCAATCGGTTGCTAGATGTAGTCGATTGTTACGACGACGATATAAAATTGAATGAGGGAGAAGTGATTGAAATGATCAAGCTTGCGATGTGGTGCCTGCAAATCGATAGTAGCGTAAGGCCTCCGATGTCTACAGTAGTGAGGGTTTTGGAAGGCACGGTGGGTGTAGAAACTAGTCTTGCATACAATTTCGTAGCTACTAGTACAGCAATGTCTAGCAAAGATGATACTTTGGATTCTTTGTTTGTGCCTTCTGCATCAGTTTTATCAGGACCTAGGTGA